In one window of Apis mellifera strain DH4 linkage group LG12, Amel_HAv3.1, whole genome shotgun sequence DNA:
- the LOC107965348 gene encoding uncharacterized protein LOC107965348, whose product MALRRRRKEGRKRATRPTHTCHPSFLAIEQREITKDGGGGGGEGGDRRKGARNHAEKPGKGGQLEPSHYNDWLSLQKQTPHLLCSLLPQLPAVIIRLCVCEHALVNVVCKRTRRSVYVAAAAACKSGTLGFGDGNGCAPPGLRKPAPGLNIGVDFT is encoded by the exons ATGGCGCTGCgacgaagaaggaaggaaggaaggaagagagccACGCGACCGACCCATACTTGTCACCCGAGTTTTCTCGCGATAGAACAACGAGAAATAACAAAGgacgggggaggaggaggaggagaaggaggagatcGGAGGAAAGGAGCGCGAAATCACGCAGAGAAACCGGGAAAAGGCGGGCAGCTTGAACCAAGCCACTACAACGACTGGCTTTCGTTGCAGAAGCAAACTCCCCATCTGCTCTGTTCGTTGCTGCCCCAACTCCCTGCTGTCATTATACGATTGTGTGTGTGCGAGCACGCCCTTGTCA ACGTCGTGTGCAAGCGTACAAGAAGGAGCGTGTATGTCGCAGCTGCAGCTGCTTGCAAGAGCGGAACACTGGGCTTTGGGGATGGCAACGGTTGTGCACCACCTGGCCTTAGGAAGCCAGCACCGGGCCTCAACATTGGCGTAGACTTTACTTGA